One stretch of Carassius gibelio isolate Cgi1373 ecotype wild population from Czech Republic chromosome B1, carGib1.2-hapl.c, whole genome shotgun sequence DNA includes these proteins:
- the LOC127949400 gene encoding calmodulin-regulated spectrin-associated protein 3 isoform X2: protein MDASAAKGSAPVPDICPLDRFDPTRAKTRASVSWLLSRSCGPEEPVEEDGRVSPALERLLRSGELYCRVFSSHTLSSVTAPPTDLGSVLQLLQRFDLTPLHTQQQTPLEETQLRHEPIDMAAHLALIDSLMSLSAMETVGRVKMAKETDQFGSSRSWENSLLFWINKVNQKLRESANVDDNPKSNPCTDLQPAQPSCSQRWYWKLVPIRYRKDKVQSKQTPVFVVVSGVKDLSNGCGIAAAIHFYCPQILPLEDVCLKDTMSVADSVYNLQLIREFCESHLKSCCPLQLEDLLYAPPTLQVNIMCFLSELFATFEVQKPDFVKPKHTLDLTDASDLVDCTSPISGNSNSGAPSFLLKQSLLPQSNAVSEGRGWNKKQISRPLSAVAFNIPFPLDSDVDVVMGNPLFRSVSTDSLTMVTNPGPYTPPEDLSKLICHAPLGELPTIEEALQIFHTARPVHIEPRLRPEGAPSGFYLHSPEGGEARLSSSAPCRSGMMYRPIGGGLESRGNLKRQPVGSQENHEGLECDTTEDSPKTSSSPANGPMTGRMTNFAERRKKMPESPSNSRSQDVESLLSPAMMSPVGAVEAQELGARLEEKRRSIEAQKKRIEAIFTKHRQRLGKTAFLQLQKKQGEELEDNGQSLTLDERLTRMEQQLQQEEDREKEEEKKKKEEEKKENDGEQKKMENVGDVIAPPKLEKQVTFSVETKKEDGKEPPLGEYNEAVAKLTSTLQSLQRDMQRLTEQQQKLMGKKTPSSPKNTHSNKPPTSSKAWVIPAVSKSPVTPPHLSRESTSIISPSGSPSRSGQLSDTSRSPKSSAASAPRKSRGAVPKSPKRQRPSRPTDLGFQPLTRVLTPPKNVDTLPHLRRVSPSQCQVQTCSSLRLGGPYTPQDSPPQPVPPQESTSESGSSDHHTPIFNLELEAVPPSALPAELLGGGSSSGAPSECSFESDMLLSSALVIDETEGAGTMGDDTDLEQGTEIFSSDSMSDQTENESKIGLDVFFKEEGLSEDEMTQKRALLLERQQRRAQEIKKRARHGQDPENSQQASVDDLGPSQTMLLSQSLPTSYTPPPPSKATPPGTPLRRGTFTRTEYEMRQQLKIMADLGKVLKQKPAKHSCKKQHAHKPHNNHELTHTRSPGKNKAVVSNMKDGTSLSTEKPASCSDSPSKVMSSGQLANQSGEKDLEHALNTSSPASLPEYTGPKLFKEPSFKSNKFIIHSALSRCCLAGKVNESQKNKIIVEMEKSSASHFLILMRDANCQFRAIYTRDGQSEELHRLCGVGPRVISSSAVEAIYKYSSERKQFNTLPSRTLSMSVDAFTIPAHLWHTKKHGTPKKVATPK from the exons ATGGACGCGTCTGCGGCGAAGGGAAGCGCGCCGGTGCCGGACATCTGCCCGCTGGACCGGTTCGACCCCACCCGAGCTAAGACCCGCGCCAGTGTGAGCTGGCTGCTGAGCCGGAGCTGCGGACCTGAAG agcctGTGGAGGAGGATGGGCGTGTCTCTCCCGCTCTAGAGCGCCTCCTGCGGTCCGGGGAGCTGTACTGCAGGGTGTTCTCCTCACACACTCTGTCCAgtgtcacagcgccacctacagACCTGGGCTCTGTGCTGCAGCTCCTCCAGAGGTTCGACCTGACCCCGCTTCACACGCAGCAGCAGACGCCGCTCGAGGAGACGCAGCTGAGACACGAGCCCATTGACATG GCAGCCCATCTGGCCCTGATTGATTCGCTGATGTCACTGAGTGCCATGGAAACCGTGGGTCGGGTCAAGATGGCGAAGGAGACGGATCAGTTCGGGTCCAGCAGGAGCTGGGAGAACTCACTGCTGTTCTGGATCAACAAG GTCAATCAGAAGTTACGAGAAAGTGCAAATGTTGATGATAATCCGAAATCAAACCCCTGCACAGACCTGCAGCCGGCTCAGCCATCt TGCTCACAGCGCTGGTACTGGAAACTGGTCCCA aTCCGTTACAGAAAAGATAAGGTTCAGTCTAAACAGACTCCGGTGTTTGTGGTGGTTTCTGGAGTGAAGGATCTGTCTAACGGTTGCGGCATCGCTGCTGCCATTCACTTCTACTGTCCTCAGATTCTGCCCCTGGAGG ATGTGTGTTTGAAGGACACCATGTCCGTAGCAGACAGTGTGTACAATCTTCAGCTGATCAGAGAGTTTTGTGAAAGCCACCTAAAGAGCTGCTGCCCCCTTCAGCTGGAGGATTTACTCTATGCCCCGCCCACTTTACAG GTGAACATTATGTGCTTCCTTTCGGAGCTGTTCGCCACGTTCGAAGTACAGAAACCAGACTTTGTCAAACCCAAACACACACTGGACCTAACAG ATGCATCAGATCTGGTTGATTGCACAAGTCCGATCAGTGGCAACAGCAACAG TGGAGCTCCATCTTTCCTTCTGAAGCAGTCGCTCCTGCCTCAGTCCAATGCTGTGTCTG AAGGACGGGGCTGGAACAAAAAGCAAATTAG CCGTCCTCTCTCCGCTGTGGCCTTCAACATCCCATTCCCACTGGACAGTGATGTTGATGTTGTTATGGGCAATCCTCTTTTCCGTTCTGTCAGCACGGACAGCCTCACGATGGTAACCAACCCCGGTCCTTACACACCCCCAGAGGATCTGAGTAAACTCATTTGTCATGCTCCTCTGGGAGAGTTACCTACTATAGAAGAAGCATTGCAGATTTTTCATACTGCCCGTCCAGTACACATTGAGCCCCGGCTGCGGCCAGAGGGTGCTCCATCTGGCTTTTACCTCCACTCCCCTGAGGGGGGTGAAGCCAGACTGAGCAGCTCTGCTCCCTGCCGGTCAGGGATGATGTATCGACCAATCGGAGGAGGACTTGAAAGCCGCGGGAACCTCAAACGACAACCTGTTGGTTCACAAGAAAACCATGAAGGTTTAGAGTGCGACACAACAGAAGACTCTCCCAAAACCTCTTCCAGCCCAGCCAACGGGCCCATGACTGGTCGCATGACAAACTTTGCTGAACGGAGAAAGAAGATGCCAGAATCCCCAAGTAATTCCAGGTCCCAGGATGTGGAGTCGTTGTTGAGCCCTGCGATGATGAGCCCCGTTGGGGCAGTGGAGGCGCAGGAGCTAGGTGCACGTCTGGAGGAGAAGCGTAGATCTATCGAAGCTCAAAAGAAGCGGATTGAGGCCATCTTTACCAAGCACAGGCAAAGGCTTGGCAAGACTGCCTTCCTTCAACTCCAGAAGAAGCAGGGGGAAGAACTGGAAGATAACGGACAGTCCCTCACTCTGGATGAACGACTTACACGAATGGAGCAGCAGCTCCAACAAGAGGAGGACAGAGAGAAggaggaggaaaaaaagaaaaaggaggaggagaagaaagaaaatgatGGAGAGCAGAAGAAGATGGAGAATGTTGGTGATGTAATAGCACCGCCTAAACTGGAGAAACAGGTTACTTTCTCTGTTGAAACTAAGAAAGAGGACGGGAAAGAGCCACCATTGGGGGAATATAATGAGGCAGTAGCCAAGCTAACCTCCACCCTACAGTCCCTACAAAGGGACATGCAGCGCCTTACAGAACAGCAGCAAAAGCTCATGGGAAAGAAAACTCCGAGTTCTCCGAAAAACACCCACTCAAATAAGCCACCTACCTCCAGCAAGGCCTGGGTCATCCCGGCTGTTTCTAAATCCCCTGTTACACCCCCTCATCTTTCTAGAGAGTCCACCAGTATCATTTCACCCTCTGGATCTCCATCACGCTCAGGACAACTTTCTGACACATCAAGATCCCCTAAAAGTTCAGCAGCATCTGCTCCACGCAAATCCCGTGGTGCTGTTCCTAAGAGCCCCAAACGACAACGTCCCTCCCGCCCCACAGACCTCGGTTTCCAGCCTCTCACACGTGTCCTTACGCCCCCAAAGAATGTGGACACACTTCCCCATCTGCGTCGAGTCTCTCCGAGCCAGTGTCAGGTGCAGACCTGCTCCTCGCTGCGACTCGGTGGTCCATACACACCCCAGGACTCTCCACCGCAACCTGTTCCACCTCAAGAGAGTACCTCAGAATCTGGCTCCAGCGACCATCACACCCCGATCTTCAACCTTGAGCTGGAGGCTGTACCTCCATCTGCACTCCCAGCTGAACTGTTAGGAGGTGGGAGCAGCTCAGGAGCCCCGTCAGAGTGCTCATTTGAAAGCGATATGCTGCTTAGCAGTGCCCTGGTGATAGATGAGACAGAGGGTGCAGGGACCATGGGAGATGACACGGATCTGGAACAGGGTACAGAAATATTCTCATCGGATTCCATGAGCGACCAGACAGAGAATGAGAGCAAGATAGGACTCGATGTGTTCTTCAAG GAGGAGGGTCTTTCGGAGGATGAAATGACCCAGAAAAGGGCTCTGTTGTTGGAACGGCAGCAAAGACGGGCTCAAGAGATCAAGAAACGTGCAAGACATGGACAAGACCCTGAGAACAG TCAACAGGCTTCTGTGGATGACCTGGGACCTTCTCAAACTATGCTGCTTTCACAGTCACTGCCCACTTCATACACCCCGCCCCCTCCATCAAAAGCCACACCCCCAGGAACACCCCTGCGGCGAGGAACATTCACCAGGACAGAGTATGAAATGCGTCAGCAGCTAAAGATTATGGCTGATCTAGGGAAGGTTCTCAAACAGAAACCAGCAAAGCACAGCTGCAAAAAACAACATGCACACAAACCGCACAACAACCATGAACTTACTCACACACGCTCACCAGGAAAGAACAAAGCAG TTGTCTCTAACATGAAAGATGGCACATCTCTATCAACTGAAAAGCCTGCGAG TTGCTCAGATTCACCCTCAAAGGTGATGTCATCAGggcagttggccaatcagagtggAGAAAAAGACTTGGAACATGCCCTCAATACCTCCTCTCCTGCCTCACTCCCAGAATACACAG GTCCTAAATTATTTAAGGAACCCAGTTTTAAATCAAACAAGTTCATCATTCACAGCGCTCTCTCACGGTGCTGTCTTGCTGGCAAAGTCAATGAATCCCAGAAAAACAAGATCATAGTG GAGATGGAGAAGAGCTCCGCCAGTCACTTCCTGATTCTCATGCGTGATGCCAACTGTCAGTTCCGTGCCATCTACACTCGAGACGGCCAGTCGGAGGAGCTGCATCGACTCTGCGGCGTCGGCCCGCGTGTCATTTCCTCATCAGCTGTGGAGGCCATTTATAAATACAGCTCCGAAAGGAAACAGTTCAATACACTTCCATCTCGTACCCTGAGCATGAGCGTCGATGCTTTCACTATCCCCGCCCATCTCTGGCACACTAAGAAACATGGCACGCCCAAAAAAGTAGCAACACCCAAATAG
- the LOC127949400 gene encoding calmodulin-regulated spectrin-associated protein 3 isoform X1 — protein MDASAAKGSAPVPDICPLDRFDPTRAKTRASVSWLLSRSCGPEEPVEEDGRVSPALERLLRSGELYCRVFSSHTLSSVTAPPTDLGSVLQLLQRFDLTPLHTQQQTPLEETQLRHEPIDMAAHLALIDSLMSLSAMETVGRVKMAKETDQFGSSRSWENSLLFWINKVNQKLRESANVDDNPKSNPCTDLQPAQPSCSQRWYWKLVPHAIAFCLKESGNKPPVIRYRKDKVQSKQTPVFVVVSGVKDLSNGCGIAAAIHFYCPQILPLEDVCLKDTMSVADSVYNLQLIREFCESHLKSCCPLQLEDLLYAPPTLQVNIMCFLSELFATFEVQKPDFVKPKHTLDLTDASDLVDCTSPISGNSNSGAPSFLLKQSLLPQSNAVSEGRGWNKKQISRPLSAVAFNIPFPLDSDVDVVMGNPLFRSVSTDSLTMVTNPGPYTPPEDLSKLICHAPLGELPTIEEALQIFHTARPVHIEPRLRPEGAPSGFYLHSPEGGEARLSSSAPCRSGMMYRPIGGGLESRGNLKRQPVGSQENHEGLECDTTEDSPKTSSSPANGPMTGRMTNFAERRKKMPESPSNSRSQDVESLLSPAMMSPVGAVEAQELGARLEEKRRSIEAQKKRIEAIFTKHRQRLGKTAFLQLQKKQGEELEDNGQSLTLDERLTRMEQQLQQEEDREKEEEKKKKEEEKKENDGEQKKMENVGDVIAPPKLEKQVTFSVETKKEDGKEPPLGEYNEAVAKLTSTLQSLQRDMQRLTEQQQKLMGKKTPSSPKNTHSNKPPTSSKAWVIPAVSKSPVTPPHLSRESTSIISPSGSPSRSGQLSDTSRSPKSSAASAPRKSRGAVPKSPKRQRPSRPTDLGFQPLTRVLTPPKNVDTLPHLRRVSPSQCQVQTCSSLRLGGPYTPQDSPPQPVPPQESTSESGSSDHHTPIFNLELEAVPPSALPAELLGGGSSSGAPSECSFESDMLLSSALVIDETEGAGTMGDDTDLEQGTEIFSSDSMSDQTENESKIGLDVFFKEEGLSEDEMTQKRALLLERQQRRAQEIKKRARHGQDPENSQQASVDDLGPSQTMLLSQSLPTSYTPPPPSKATPPGTPLRRGTFTRTEYEMRQQLKIMADLGKVLKQKPAKHSCKKQHAHKPHNNHELTHTRSPGKNKAVVSNMKDGTSLSTEKPASCSDSPSKVMSSGQLANQSGEKDLEHALNTSSPASLPEYTGPKLFKEPSFKSNKFIIHSALSRCCLAGKVNESQKNKIIVEMEKSSASHFLILMRDANCQFRAIYTRDGQSEELHRLCGVGPRVISSSAVEAIYKYSSERKQFNTLPSRTLSMSVDAFTIPAHLWHTKKHGTPKKVATPK, from the exons ATGGACGCGTCTGCGGCGAAGGGAAGCGCGCCGGTGCCGGACATCTGCCCGCTGGACCGGTTCGACCCCACCCGAGCTAAGACCCGCGCCAGTGTGAGCTGGCTGCTGAGCCGGAGCTGCGGACCTGAAG agcctGTGGAGGAGGATGGGCGTGTCTCTCCCGCTCTAGAGCGCCTCCTGCGGTCCGGGGAGCTGTACTGCAGGGTGTTCTCCTCACACACTCTGTCCAgtgtcacagcgccacctacagACCTGGGCTCTGTGCTGCAGCTCCTCCAGAGGTTCGACCTGACCCCGCTTCACACGCAGCAGCAGACGCCGCTCGAGGAGACGCAGCTGAGACACGAGCCCATTGACATG GCAGCCCATCTGGCCCTGATTGATTCGCTGATGTCACTGAGTGCCATGGAAACCGTGGGTCGGGTCAAGATGGCGAAGGAGACGGATCAGTTCGGGTCCAGCAGGAGCTGGGAGAACTCACTGCTGTTCTGGATCAACAAG GTCAATCAGAAGTTACGAGAAAGTGCAAATGTTGATGATAATCCGAAATCAAACCCCTGCACAGACCTGCAGCCGGCTCAGCCATCt TGCTCACAGCGCTGGTACTGGAAACTGGTCCCA CATGCCATCGCATTTTGTTTGAAGGAGTCGGGGAATAAGCCTCCTGTG aTCCGTTACAGAAAAGATAAGGTTCAGTCTAAACAGACTCCGGTGTTTGTGGTGGTTTCTGGAGTGAAGGATCTGTCTAACGGTTGCGGCATCGCTGCTGCCATTCACTTCTACTGTCCTCAGATTCTGCCCCTGGAGG ATGTGTGTTTGAAGGACACCATGTCCGTAGCAGACAGTGTGTACAATCTTCAGCTGATCAGAGAGTTTTGTGAAAGCCACCTAAAGAGCTGCTGCCCCCTTCAGCTGGAGGATTTACTCTATGCCCCGCCCACTTTACAG GTGAACATTATGTGCTTCCTTTCGGAGCTGTTCGCCACGTTCGAAGTACAGAAACCAGACTTTGTCAAACCCAAACACACACTGGACCTAACAG ATGCATCAGATCTGGTTGATTGCACAAGTCCGATCAGTGGCAACAGCAACAG TGGAGCTCCATCTTTCCTTCTGAAGCAGTCGCTCCTGCCTCAGTCCAATGCTGTGTCTG AAGGACGGGGCTGGAACAAAAAGCAAATTAG CCGTCCTCTCTCCGCTGTGGCCTTCAACATCCCATTCCCACTGGACAGTGATGTTGATGTTGTTATGGGCAATCCTCTTTTCCGTTCTGTCAGCACGGACAGCCTCACGATGGTAACCAACCCCGGTCCTTACACACCCCCAGAGGATCTGAGTAAACTCATTTGTCATGCTCCTCTGGGAGAGTTACCTACTATAGAAGAAGCATTGCAGATTTTTCATACTGCCCGTCCAGTACACATTGAGCCCCGGCTGCGGCCAGAGGGTGCTCCATCTGGCTTTTACCTCCACTCCCCTGAGGGGGGTGAAGCCAGACTGAGCAGCTCTGCTCCCTGCCGGTCAGGGATGATGTATCGACCAATCGGAGGAGGACTTGAAAGCCGCGGGAACCTCAAACGACAACCTGTTGGTTCACAAGAAAACCATGAAGGTTTAGAGTGCGACACAACAGAAGACTCTCCCAAAACCTCTTCCAGCCCAGCCAACGGGCCCATGACTGGTCGCATGACAAACTTTGCTGAACGGAGAAAGAAGATGCCAGAATCCCCAAGTAATTCCAGGTCCCAGGATGTGGAGTCGTTGTTGAGCCCTGCGATGATGAGCCCCGTTGGGGCAGTGGAGGCGCAGGAGCTAGGTGCACGTCTGGAGGAGAAGCGTAGATCTATCGAAGCTCAAAAGAAGCGGATTGAGGCCATCTTTACCAAGCACAGGCAAAGGCTTGGCAAGACTGCCTTCCTTCAACTCCAGAAGAAGCAGGGGGAAGAACTGGAAGATAACGGACAGTCCCTCACTCTGGATGAACGACTTACACGAATGGAGCAGCAGCTCCAACAAGAGGAGGACAGAGAGAAggaggaggaaaaaaagaaaaaggaggaggagaagaaagaaaatgatGGAGAGCAGAAGAAGATGGAGAATGTTGGTGATGTAATAGCACCGCCTAAACTGGAGAAACAGGTTACTTTCTCTGTTGAAACTAAGAAAGAGGACGGGAAAGAGCCACCATTGGGGGAATATAATGAGGCAGTAGCCAAGCTAACCTCCACCCTACAGTCCCTACAAAGGGACATGCAGCGCCTTACAGAACAGCAGCAAAAGCTCATGGGAAAGAAAACTCCGAGTTCTCCGAAAAACACCCACTCAAATAAGCCACCTACCTCCAGCAAGGCCTGGGTCATCCCGGCTGTTTCTAAATCCCCTGTTACACCCCCTCATCTTTCTAGAGAGTCCACCAGTATCATTTCACCCTCTGGATCTCCATCACGCTCAGGACAACTTTCTGACACATCAAGATCCCCTAAAAGTTCAGCAGCATCTGCTCCACGCAAATCCCGTGGTGCTGTTCCTAAGAGCCCCAAACGACAACGTCCCTCCCGCCCCACAGACCTCGGTTTCCAGCCTCTCACACGTGTCCTTACGCCCCCAAAGAATGTGGACACACTTCCCCATCTGCGTCGAGTCTCTCCGAGCCAGTGTCAGGTGCAGACCTGCTCCTCGCTGCGACTCGGTGGTCCATACACACCCCAGGACTCTCCACCGCAACCTGTTCCACCTCAAGAGAGTACCTCAGAATCTGGCTCCAGCGACCATCACACCCCGATCTTCAACCTTGAGCTGGAGGCTGTACCTCCATCTGCACTCCCAGCTGAACTGTTAGGAGGTGGGAGCAGCTCAGGAGCCCCGTCAGAGTGCTCATTTGAAAGCGATATGCTGCTTAGCAGTGCCCTGGTGATAGATGAGACAGAGGGTGCAGGGACCATGGGAGATGACACGGATCTGGAACAGGGTACAGAAATATTCTCATCGGATTCCATGAGCGACCAGACAGAGAATGAGAGCAAGATAGGACTCGATGTGTTCTTCAAG GAGGAGGGTCTTTCGGAGGATGAAATGACCCAGAAAAGGGCTCTGTTGTTGGAACGGCAGCAAAGACGGGCTCAAGAGATCAAGAAACGTGCAAGACATGGACAAGACCCTGAGAACAG TCAACAGGCTTCTGTGGATGACCTGGGACCTTCTCAAACTATGCTGCTTTCACAGTCACTGCCCACTTCATACACCCCGCCCCCTCCATCAAAAGCCACACCCCCAGGAACACCCCTGCGGCGAGGAACATTCACCAGGACAGAGTATGAAATGCGTCAGCAGCTAAAGATTATGGCTGATCTAGGGAAGGTTCTCAAACAGAAACCAGCAAAGCACAGCTGCAAAAAACAACATGCACACAAACCGCACAACAACCATGAACTTACTCACACACGCTCACCAGGAAAGAACAAAGCAG TTGTCTCTAACATGAAAGATGGCACATCTCTATCAACTGAAAAGCCTGCGAG TTGCTCAGATTCACCCTCAAAGGTGATGTCATCAGggcagttggccaatcagagtggAGAAAAAGACTTGGAACATGCCCTCAATACCTCCTCTCCTGCCTCACTCCCAGAATACACAG GTCCTAAATTATTTAAGGAACCCAGTTTTAAATCAAACAAGTTCATCATTCACAGCGCTCTCTCACGGTGCTGTCTTGCTGGCAAAGTCAATGAATCCCAGAAAAACAAGATCATAGTG GAGATGGAGAAGAGCTCCGCCAGTCACTTCCTGATTCTCATGCGTGATGCCAACTGTCAGTTCCGTGCCATCTACACTCGAGACGGCCAGTCGGAGGAGCTGCATCGACTCTGCGGCGTCGGCCCGCGTGTCATTTCCTCATCAGCTGTGGAGGCCATTTATAAATACAGCTCCGAAAGGAAACAGTTCAATACACTTCCATCTCGTACCCTGAGCATGAGCGTCGATGCTTTCACTATCCCCGCCCATCTCTGGCACACTAAGAAACATGGCACGCCCAAAAAAGTAGCAACACCCAAATAG